Within Candidatus Schekmanbacteria bacterium, the genomic segment AATCTATACACAGAAGGGCGGTATTTTGGCATTATCAAAAAAAGTTAATAATCTTTTAAAATGGCTTCCTCTGATTTATACTTCTCTTATATTAAATCAGTATAAAAAATAATGAAGAATCTAAAAAATCGCGCCATATTAATTTTTGCTCTTGCGTCCTTTCTGAATGATTTTGGTTCAGATATAATTTATCCCTTGTGGCCTCTTTATGTTACCGAAGTTTTGGGCGCTTCAATGATTGCTCTCGGTTTTTTAGATGGATTGGGAAATGCCCTTGTCTCTATATCACAGGGATTGTCGGGTTATCTTTCAGATAAGATTCGGAGGCGAAAATTATTTATTTGGTCGGGCTACCTTATGGGGGCAATATCGCGAGTGGGATATTCCACGGCTTCATCTTGGCAGTGGTTGATCCCTTATCGCGCATTAGACCGCGCCGGAAAGATAAGAGGGGCACCGCGAGACGCAATGATAGCTGATTTATCTTCAAAGCAGCAGATAGGTAGAAATTTTGGTTTTTTGAGGATGATGGATCATTTAGGAGCATTTCTCGGAGTTATTGCAGGAGTATTGCTCGTTGGCATTCTTGGCTACAGAAAACTCTTTTTTTTGGCGGCTTTCCCTTCACTTCTTTCACTTTTACTGATAGTTTTATTTATAAGTGAACAAAGAAAGGGCATTAATAGAAGGATAAAAATTTCGTTTAAAGATTTTGATAAAAATTTTTATTTCCTACTGCTTTCTATATCCTTTTTTGCATTAGGTAATTTCAGCTATTCATTTCTTTTGTTGGCGGCAAGAGGTGAAAACTTTAAAACCTCATCTATCCCTCTATTGTATCTTGTTTTTACATTTACAGCTTCAATAATGTCCCTGCCGATGGGAAGAATATCGGACAAATTTGGAAAAAAGGCAGTATTGCTATGGTCTTTTTTACTATTTATGATTTTATGTTTAGGATTCATTTTCGTCGGAGATGGAAAACTACTAATTCTTTTACTTTTTATAATATATGGTTTTCACCTTGCCGCATTTGAGCCTTCGGTAAGGGCGCTGGCATCAAAAATTTCATCTGAAAAAATTCGTGCAACAGCTCTTGGCACTCTTCAAATGGGGATGGGATTATTGAGCTTGCCTGCTTCATTGATAGCAGGTTTTTTGTGGCAAACTTTTGGAAAGGAATATGTTTTCATATTTTCCTTAATTACGACTTTTGTGGCTATTGCAGGGCTCGCTTTTGTAAAAGAATGACCAACTCTTTTTTTACAACGAGATAGGAAAGATAGAAGACGGCTTACTTCTCAGCATATAGAAAGCCCAAGTTTCTAAATTTACCGCTTATTCCTGTCAACGGCTTGTATCTTATTTTTTTAAAACCTGCCTCTTTGAGCCATTGCGTCATTTCACCTCTTGACCGTGCATCTCCACCTTCAGTCTCAATCATCAAAGCAATTGAAAAAAGGACAGGGAAAAGAGGTGAAGTCCTGTCATCATTAATGATTGATTCTTTCAGAATTATTGCTCCTCCTGAAGGCAGATAGTCGTAAGATTTCTTTATTATTTTTCTGCAGATTTTACTATCGTATCCATCGAGGACACCAGAAATGAGAATTATATCTGCTCCCTTTGGAAAATCATCTATCAGAATGTTTCCTTCAATTACCTTTACTTTTGTTCCTGCCTTATACTTTGAAATAACTTTCCTTGTGATTTTGCAGACAGGTGGAAAATCAAAAACAATTGCCTTCAGATTGGGATATTTTTTTACTGCAGTGATTGATAATATTCCTGACCCTCCTCCAAGGTCAAGGAGTGTATTGTATTTTGAAAAATCAAACTTTGATGCAAGTTCTTCTGCCGGTTTAATGCTGTAATTATGCTGTGCCATTATTGCTTTTTCAGCAATTTTTATGTTTTTTGAGATATTGCCAATGGTATCCTTTTGAGGACCAAATACAGGTTGAAATTTATTGCTCTTTATTACTTCTTCGAGATTTCCCCACTTGTCATAAAGGATATTGTTGTATGCCTTCATAAGGTCGCCGAGATATTCTTTTTTTCCTCTAATCAGGTATTTCTCAGAGACTTTGCTGTTGCTGTATTTTCCCTTTTCATAATTGAGCAGACCGACAGCCACATTGCCATTCAGCAGACGCGTTGTTGACCTTACAGGAAGACGGCACATTTTGGCAATTTCTTTTGCCTGAAGCTTTTTCCTCCCAATCTTTGAAAAGATGTCAAATTCTACTGCGGCAAAGAGAATTTTTGAAAGATGAAATCCAGTGGCAATTTTGATAATCTCATCAGAATGAATGGATTTATCTGAAGACATTTTTTTAGATTTCATATTCCTATTTTTAGAAATATTGGTTTTCTTGTCAAATTGGGAGATTTTCTAATTTTTTATCGAAGCTCCTTTGCCAATATTTAACCGCCATAATCATATAATATAGATGCTTATGACATAAGTCATAGGAATTATTTTTATTTTTCATATTATGAAAATAGAAACAATTTATTGGAAAGGACAAGAAAATGAAAAGAAAAATAGTTATAATCGATGAAGAAAAATGCACAGGTTGCGGTGACTGTATCCCAAAATGTCATGAAGGCGCTCTTCAGATCATAGACGGCAAAGCTCGTTTGGTTGCAGAAAAATATTGTGATGGATTAGGAGATTGCCTTGGAAGCTGCTCTTTTGATGCTATAAGAGTAGAAGAGAGAGAGGTTTCAGAGGATTATGATGAGGAAGCAGTAAGAAAGCGTCTTGAAAGTATGGGAAAGAAGTATCGACCAAAAGTCAGGCAGAGAGACAGCAGAACGCACAATCATATGGGAGGAGGATGTCCATCAGCTGTTGCAAGAGAAATTACACGAAATGAAGAAACATCGCACTCATCAGAAGAGATAAAGGAAAATTCAGAGCTTAGGAATTGGCCTGTCCAGATTTCACTTGTTGCGCCGCAAGCGCCTTATTTCAATGATGCCCATTTATTGATTGCGGCTGATTGTGTGCCTTTTTCTTATGCGGGATTTCATAGAAGATTTTTGAAAGATAAGGTGCTGTTGAT encodes:
- a CDS encoding MFS transporter; this encodes MKNLKNRAILIFALASFLNDFGSDIIYPLWPLYVTEVLGASMIALGFLDGLGNALVSISQGLSGYLSDKIRRRKLFIWSGYLMGAISRVGYSTASSWQWLIPYRALDRAGKIRGAPRDAMIADLSSKQQIGRNFGFLRMMDHLGAFLGVIAGVLLVGILGYRKLFFLAAFPSLLSLLLIVLFISEQRKGINRRIKISFKDFDKNFYFLLLSISFFALGNFSYSFLLLAARGENFKTSSIPLLYLVFTFTASIMSLPMGRISDKFGKKAVLLWSFLLFMILCLGFIFVGDGKLLILLLFIIYGFHLAAFEPSVRALASKISSEKIRATALGTLQMGMGLLSLPASLIAGFLWQTFGKEYVFIFSLITTFVAIAGLAFVKE
- a CDS encoding 4Fe-4S ferredoxin, translated to MKRKIVIIDEEKCTGCGDCIPKCHEGALQIIDGKARLVAEKYCDGLGDCLGSCSFDAIRVEEREVSEDYDEEAVRKRLESMGKKYRPKVRQRDSRTHNHMGGGCPSAVAREITRNEETSHSSEEIKENSELRNWPVQISLVAPQAPYFNDAHLLIAADCVPFSYAGFHRRFLKDKVLLIGCPKLDDAQFYMEKFTEIFKRNSIKKITLVHMEVPCCFGMEQIVNSALEKSGKTIPLEKAVVSIEGKIL